A segment of the Xenorhabdus bovienii SS-2004 genome:
AAAAAAAAGGGTTTCCCTGAATCCTACGATATGCGCAACCTAGTGAAATTCGTTGCTGATATAAAATCAGGCACCGAAAAAGTTACAGCGCCAGTATACTCTCACCTTAGCTACGATATTGTCCCCAATGAACAACTGATCATCGAGCGTCCAGATATTTTGATCCTTGAAGGACTAAACGTGCTGCAAAGTGGTATGGATTATCCACATGAACCACATCATGTGTTTGTGTCTGATTTTGTCGATTTTTCTATTTATGTCGATGCGTCAGAAGAATTGCTCGAACAGTGGTATATCAACCGTTTTCTTAAGTTCCGGCAAGGGGCTTTTTCTGATCCAGACTCTTATTTCCACAATTATTCTAAGTTAACTACCGAAGCAGCGATAAAAGTTGCATCAAATATTTGGCTCGAAATTAATGGCTTAAACTTACAACAAAATATTTTACCAACTAGAGAGCGCGCTAGCCTAATTATGACTAAAGGAGCGAATCACGCTATTGAAAGTGTCAGGTTGAGAAAATAAAGCAGTAGCCGGAACTATTTCCGGCTTTGCATTCAACAACCTCTGAGGGAAATTTCACCACCAATATATGGCGTAATAACACCATTTATATCAAGCAGCAACGCTCCTTGCTGATCAATTCCACGGGCCGTTCCATAAATTTCCTGATTTCCAATAACCAGCTTTACTGAACGATTCATAAAATTATCTAATTTTGACCACCGGAAAAGAAATGGAGATAATCCTTCGTTTTCAAATTGAATTAACGCTTTTTTAAGCTCAAGAATAATTTCAGAAATTAATTTATTGCGTTCAACCACTATTCCCGCTTGCTGTAGATTAGTCCACTGCTGGTTAATCAATTTTTGCTGTTCACTACTCATTGAAATATTCATACCTATTCCGATAACAATCTGAGCCGCATCACCCGTTTTTCCTATCAATTCAACTAATATTCCTGCCAGCTTTTTATCATCCAAATAGAGATCATTCGGCCATTTCACTTTTACTCTTTCAGCACCCTGGCGGTTAAGCACTTCCGCAATGACGATCCCAACGACCAGACTTAATCCTATTGCTGCGGCAGGCCCTTGCTCCAAGCGCCAATACATGGATAAATATAAATTTCTACCAAAAGCAGAAATCCACTGCCTGCCACGGCGTCCCCTTCCGGCATACTGATATTCGGCGACACAAGCGTCACCTGAATCGAGTTCTGACAATTTCTCCAGCAAATACTGATTAGTAGAATCGATAACAGGTATAACTTCGAGACGATCATTTGGCAGGTAACCTGCAATAAGCTCTTTATCCAGCAGATCCATTGATGCTGGGAAACGATAACCCTTACCCGGGATAGTTAAAATTTCTACGCCCCATTCACGAATGGTCTGAATATGCTTATTTATTCCCGCACGACTCATTCCTAATTCTTGACCAAGTTGCTGCCCGGAATGAACTTCGCCATCTGATAACACTTTAATTAATTTTAATGGAATACTAATATCTTTCATGAAATACATTCCACTGCATCTATCTCACCCTCACTACCAATGAAACGTACTTCAGGCTCTAAGAAAATATTAAATTTTTCTGCTACTTTTTTGCGTACATAAGTCGCCAAAGCAGTAATATCCTGACCCGTTGCATTACCTTTATTGATTAACACCAGTGCCTGTTTCATATGTATCGCAGCGTCACCAATACAATAACCTTTCAAGTGACATTGATCTATCAGCCAACCTGCCGCTATCTTTACATTATGTTCATTATGGTGATATTGGGGACACTCTGGATAATCAAATTTGATCTTTTGCGCCAATTCAATAAGTACAATTGGATTTTTAAAAAAACTGCCAGCATTCCCGATAATAACAGGATCGGGTAACTTACTCTGACGCATTTCACAAACAGCATTGAATATGCGTTCTGGTGTTACGCTTTCACTTGAGAACTGTGTTAAGCCACCATAAGTTAATATTGGCTTCCAAACCTTACTCAACTGCAAACCAACTGCTGTTATAGCATAACCATCTTTATATTGATGTTTAAAGATACTATCTCTATAAGCAAATTGGCATTCATTTGCCATAAGATGAATCAGTTTGCCAGTTTTCAACTCTATTAGATCGACATATTCACAGACATGTTTAAATTCAATTCCATATGCACCAATATTTTGAATTGGTGCTGACCCTACACTTCCTGGAATCAACGCTAAATTTTCTAAGCCATAGATCTGTTGATGGAGAAGGCGAACGATCAGCTGATGCCAGTTTTCACCAGCGCCAACATGGATATGCCATGCTGTATCCGATTCTTGTATATCAACACCAAGAATACGGTTCAATATCACAGTACCTTTAAAATTTTCGGTAAAAAGAACATTACTCCCCCCACCAAGTAATAAAATGGGATGCTCTTTTTCCTCCGCTTCTTGCCATGCGGACAACAGTGATGCAACTGAAGTTACAGTAGAAATATGATCAGCACAGGCTGAAATACCAAACGTGTTGAACTCTTTTAATTGGATAGATTGACAGGCAGACATTTACTTCAAGCTCGATAAGTAATTTATCTGTAGTCTATCAGACTCTACATTTGAAAGATAAATCAGTAATTACTGGATATGATAATAAAAAACTAAGAAACGCAAAAGGCCACTCAAATGAGTGGCCTTTTGACTGGGTATTAAAGCTTGGCAGTTCCCTACTCTCACATGGGGAGACCCCACACTACCATCGGCGCTACGGCGTTTCACTACTGAGTTCGGCATGGGGTCAGGTGGGACCGCCGCGCTATTGCTGCCAAGCAAATTCTGTTTTACTTGCCGAACATATTATTTATTTATGGTGCTGATACCCAGATTCGAACTGGGGACCTCACCCTTACCAAGGGTGTGCTCTACCAACTGAGCCATATCAGCATGAGCTATTTTCGGTCACTATAAATGTGATTCCGAATGCTGAAATAAAAATTGTTGTCATATGGACAACAATTATAAATAGATGTCTGGCAGTGCCCTACTCTCACATGGGGAGACCCCACACTACCATCGGCGCTACGGCGTTTCACTGCTGAGTTCGGCATGGGATCAGGTGGGACCACCGCGCTATGGCCGCCAGACAAATTCTGTGTTCAATCCCGAACAAGCTGCTGTTTTTCATTTGAAACTGCGTCTCTCTCTCACCAAAACACCTTCGGTGTTGTCAGGTTAAGCCTCACGGTTCATTAGTACTGGTTAGCTCAACGTATCGCTACGCTTACACACCCAGCCTATCCACGTCCTCGTCTTGAACGTTCCTTCAGTATCCTCAAGGGACAAGGGAAGACTCATCTCAAGGCAAGTTTCCCGCTTAGATGCTTTCAGCGGTTATCTCTTCCGCACTTAGCTACCGGGCAGTGCCATTGGCATGACAACCCGAACACCAGTGGTGCGTCCACTCCGGTCCTCTCGTACTAGGAGCAGCCCCTTTCAATCTTCCAACGCCCACGGCAGATAGGGACCGAACTGTCTCACGACGTTCTAAACCCAGCTCGCGTACCACTTTAAACGGCGAACAGCCGTACCCTTGGGACCTACTTCAGCCCCAGGATGTGATGAGCCGACATCGAGGTGCCAAACACCGCCGTCGATATGAACTCTTGGGCGGTATCAGCCTGTTATCCCCGGAGTACCTTTTATCCGTTGAGCGATGGCCCTTCCATTCAGAACCACCGGATCACTATGACCTACTTTCGTACCTGCTCGAGCTGTCACTCTCGCAGTCAAGCTAGCTTATGCCATTGCACTAACCTCACGATGTCCGACCGTGATTAGCTAACCTTCGTGCTCCTCCGTTACGCTTTGGGAGGAGACCGCCCCAGTCAAACTACCCACCAGACACTGTCCGCGACCCGGATAACGGGCCTGCGTTAGAACATCAAACATTCAAGGGTGGTATTTCAAGGATGGCTCCGTGCAGACTGGCGTCCACACTTCACAGCCTCCCACCTATCCTACACATCAAGGTTCAAGGTTCAGTGTCAAGCTATAGTAAAGGTTCACGGGGTCTTTCCGTCTTGCCGCGGGTACACTGCATCTTCACAGCGAGTTCAATTTCACTGAGTCTCGGGTGGAGACAGCCTGGCCATCATTACGCCATTCGTGCAGGTCGGAACTTACCCGACAAGGAATTTCGCTACCTTAGGACCGTTATAGTTACGGCCGCCGTTTACTGGGGCTTCGATCAAGAGCTTCGCGTTGCCGCTAACCCCATCAATTAACCTTCCAGCACCGGGCAGGCGTCACACCGTATACGTCCACTTTCGTGTTTGCACAGTGCTGTGTTTTTATTAAACAGTTGCAGCCAGCTGGTATCTGCGACTGGCCTCGGCTCGGGGAGCAAGTCCCGTCACCTGGCGCCAGCGTGCCTTCTCCCGAAGTTACGGCACCATTTTGCCTAGTTCCTTCACCCGAGTTCTCTCAAGCGCCTGAGTATTCTCTACCTGACCACCTGTGTCGGTTTGGGGTACGATTCACTGTTACCTGATGCTTAGAGGCTTTTCCTGGAAGCAGGGCATCAACCACTTCAGCACCGTAGTGCCTCGTTATCACGCCTCAGTGTTCACGGAAGAACGGATTTACCAATTCTTCCCACCTACACGCTTGAACCGGGACAACCGTCGCCCGGCTGGTCTAGCCTTCTCCGTCCCCCCTTCGCAGTAACACCGAGTACGGGAATATTAACCCGTTTCCCATCGACTACGCCTTTCGGCCTCGCCTTAGGGGTCGACTCACCCTGCCCCGATTAACGTTGGACAGGAACCCTTGGTCTTCCGGCGAGCGGGTTTTTCACCCGCTTTATCGTTACTTATGTCAGCATTCGCACTTCTGATACCTCCAGCATGCCTCACAGCACACCTTCGCAGGCTTACAGAACGCTCCCCTACCCAACAACACCTAAGTGTTGCTGCCGCAGCTTCGGTGCATGGTTTAGCCCCGTTACATCTTCCGCGCAGGCCGACTCGACCAGTGAGCTATTACGCTTTCTTTAAATGATGGCTGCTTCTAAGCCAACATCCTGGCTGTCTGAGCCTTCCCACTTCGTTTCCCACTTAACCATGACTTGGGGACCTTAGCTGGCGGTCTGGGTTGTTTCCCTCTTCACGACGGACGTTAGCACCCGCCGTGTGTCTCCCGTGATAACATTCTTCGGTATTCGCAGTTTGCATCGGGTTGGTAAGTCGGGATGACCCCCTAGCCGAAACAGTGCTCTACCCCCGAAGATGAATTCACGAGGCGCTACCTAAATAGCTTTCGGGGAGAACCAGCTATCTCCCGGTTTGATTGGCCTTTCACCCCCAGCCACAAGTCATCCGCTAATTTTTCAACATTAGTCGGTTCGGTCCTCCAGTTAGTGTTACCCAACCTTCAACCTGCCCATGGCTAGATCACCGGGTTTCGGGTCTATACCCTGCAACTTAACGCCCAGTTAAGACTCGGTTTCCCTGCGGCTCCCCTAAACGGTTAACCTTGCTACAGAATATAAGTCGCTGACCCATTATACAAAAGGTACGCAGTCACCCTGATAAATCAAGGCTCCCACTGCTTGTACGTACACGGTTTCAGGTTCTATTTCACTCCCCTCGCCGGGGTTCTTTTCGCCTTTCCCTCACGGTACTGGTTCACTATCGGTCAGTCAGGAGTATTTAGCCTTGGAGGATGGTCCCCCCATGTTCAGACAGGATACCACGTGTCCCGCCCTACTCGTCGAACTCACACCACCAGTGTCTTCAGATACGGGGCTATCACCCTTTACTGCCGGCCTTTCCAGACCGTTCTCCTGACGCTGATGCTGATGTTGGTTCTGGGCTGTTCCCCGTTCGCTCGCCGCTACTGGGGGAATCTCGGTTGATTTCTTTTCCTCGGGGTACTGAGATGTTTCAGTTCCCCCGGTTCGCCTCCGGACCCTATGAATTCAGGCCAGGATAGTGCAACGGATTGCACTGGGTTTCCCCATTCGGGTATCGCCGGTTATTGCGGTTCATATCACCTTACCGGCGCTTATCGCAGATTAGCACGCCCTTCATCGCCTCTGACTGCCTAGGCATCCACCGTGTACGCTTAGTCGCTTAACCTCACAACCCGAAGGTGTCTTCGGGTGTGCGTTTTGAGAGACTCACCAGTCCCGTCCATGACGGCACTGATTGTTTCAAATTTTCAGCTTGTTCCAGATTATTAAAGAGCGTTATTGGTAAACCGACTTTGCAGTCCGTTTACCAATAATTCGGTGACCCTGCCTTTCACACAGTGCCTGAACAGGATGGCGTCCCCTAGGGGATTCGAACCCCTGTTACCGCCGTGAAAGGGCGGTGTCCTAGGCCTCTAGACGAAGGGGACTCAAGTCTTCTTCGCGGGCATTCCTGCTCATTTTCTTTCATCAGACAATCTGTGTGGACACTGCACAATCACTATCATTCAGGTAAGGAGGTGATCCAACCGCAGGTTCCCCTACGGTTACCTTGTTACGACTTCACCCCAGTCATGAATCACAAAGTGGTAAGCGCCCCCCCGAAGGTTAAGCTACCTACTTCTTTTGCAACCCACTCCCATGGTGTGACGGGCGGTGTGTACAAGGCCCGGGAACGTATTCACCGTAGCATTCTGATCTACGATTACTAGCGATTCCGACTTCATGGAGTCGAGTTGCAGACTCCAATCCGGACTACGACAGACTTTATGAGTTCCGCTTGCTCTCGCGAGGTCGCTTCTCTTTGTATCTGCCATTGTAGCACGTGTGTAGCCCTACTCGTAAGGGCCATGATGACTTGACGTCATCCCCACCTTCCTCCGGTTTATCACCGGCAGTCTCCCTTGAGTTCCCACCATCACGTGCTGGCAACAAAGGATAAGGGTTGCGCTCGTTGCGGGACTTAACCCAACATTTCACAACACGAGCTGACGACAGCCATGCAGCACCTGTCTCTCAGGTCCCGAAGGCACTCCGCCATCTCTGGCAGATTCTGAGGATGTCAAGAGTAGGTAAGGTTCTTCGCGTTGCATCGAATTAAACCACATGCTCCACCGCTTGTGCGGGCCCCCGTCAATTCATTTGAGTTTTAACCTTGCGGCCGTACTCCCCAGGCGGTCGATTTAACGCGTTAGCTCCGGAAGCCACGCCTCAAGGGCACAACCTCCAAATCGACATCGTTTACAGCGTGGACTACCAGGGTATCTAATCCTGTTTGCTCCCCACGCTTTCGCACCTGAGCGTCAGTCTTCGTCCAGGGGGCCGCCTTCGCCACCGGTATTCCTCCACATCTCTACGCATTTCACCGCTACACGTGGAATTCTACCCCCCTCTACGAGACTCTAGTCAACCAGTTTTAGATGCCGTTCCCAGGTTGAGCCCGGGGATTTCACATCTAACTTAACTGACCGCCTGCGTGCGCTTTACGCCCAGTAATTCCGATTAACGCTTGCACCCTCCGTATTACCGCGGCTGCTGGCACGGAGTTAGCCGGTGCTTCTTCTGCGGGTAACGTCAATCAACAACGCTATTTACGCTGTTGCCTTCCTCCCCGCTGAAAGTACTTTACAACCCGAAGGCCTTCTTCATACACGCGGCATGGCTGCATCAGGCTTGCGCCCATTGTGCAATATTCCCCACTGCTGCCTCCCGTAGGAGTCTGGGCCGTGTCTCAGTCCCAGTGTGGCTGGTCATCCTCTCAGACCAGCTAGGGATCGTCGCCTAGGTGAGCCTTTACCCCACCTACTAGCTAATCCCATCTGGGTTCATCCGATGGCGTGAGGCCCGAAGGTCCCCCACTTTGCTCCAAAGAGGTTATGCGGTATTAGCCACCGTTTCCAGTGGTTATCCCCCTCCATCGGGCAGATCCCCAGACATTACTCACCCGTCCGCCGCTCGCCGGCAGGGAAGCAAGCTTCCCCCCGCTGCCGCTCGACTTGCATGTGTTAGGCCTGCCGCCAGCGTTCAATCTGAGCCATGATCAAACTCTTCAATTAAAAGTCTGATGCTCAAAGAATTGTTACTGTTAGTTCGTAATGAATTAACTGTTTTAGTCACTCTTTAAGACTTTAAAGTTTTCGGCATCTTGCGATGCTGTCGATACTGTCTTGTGAGTGCCCACACAGATTGTCTGATTAAATTGTTAAAGAGCGGTCCGACCGGAGCAGGGCTCCGTATCGTGAGGCTGCGTATCTTACGCTTTCCTCGCCGGGTGTCAAGCCTTTATTTTCAGGGCTTTTCTCCCGCTGGCCTCGGCGGCGTGTCTTCGCTCAGCGTCGGTCAGTGGTGGCGCATTATAGGGACTTTTCCGTGCCTGGCAATAGTTTTTTTGAGAAAAACCACCAACTGATGATTATTGCAACAAATTTCACTTAAGTTGCCAGTTTTTCCAGCGTAAGGAAGCCATAATCTCGTAATACGGGTCGCAGAGCCTCGCTATTTAGGTCTATTTTTGTGCAATAAGCCAAATTATCCGCCGTTGTTAAAAATAAACTATTTTGGTTCTTCACCAACCACACCGTTCTACGCGCAATAGCAGCTCCAGAATCAATCAATCGTGTGCCATCAGGAAAAACTTGTGAAAGCTCTTCTGCAATCAGAGGGAAGTGAGTACAACCTAAGATGACAGTATCTGGCGGTTCTTTCATTCTCAACCACGGTTTGAGAATTTTTTCCAATATTTCCAGTGGGATCTTCTCACCATGCAGTTTTCGTTCGGCTAACTCTACCAATTCTGCAGAACCTATAGAATGAACCTGACAATCCGTGGCAAATCTTGCAATTAATTCTTTGGTGTAGTCGCGATTGACTGTAGCCCGTGTCGCCAATAATCCTATTACTCGGTTACAAGTCAACTTTGCCGCAGGCTTGATTGCGGGCACAACACCAACAACGGGAAAAGAAAAACGTTCGCGCAATGCAGGCAAACTAACCGTGCTAGCTGTATTACAGGCAATGATGACAATAGCCAGGGGGTGTCTTTTCTGAATTTCATCGACAACTTGAACGACCCGCTCAATGATCACTTCCGCCGTTTTTTCTCCATAAGGAAATGCTTCATTATCGAAAGCATATAT
Coding sequences within it:
- the coaA gene encoding type I pantothenate kinase — protein: MNKKESFLTTPYLQFDREHWATLRDSVPLTLTAEEIAALKGINEEISIEEVVQIYLPLSRLLNFYISSNLRRQAVLEQFLGTGGQKIPYIIGIAGSVAVGKSTTARLLQALLSRWPEHRRVKLVTTDGFLHSNNVLNERGLMKKKGFPESYDMRNLVKFVADIKSGTEKVTAPVYSHLSYDIVPNEQLIIERPDILILEGLNVLQSGMDYPHEPHHVFVSDFVDFSIYVDASEELLEQWYINRFLKFRQGAFSDPDSYFHNYSKLTTEAAIKVASNIWLEINGLNLQQNILPTRERASLIMTKGANHAIESVRLRK
- the birA gene encoding bifunctional biotin--[acetyl-CoA-carboxylase] ligase/biotin operon repressor BirA; protein product: MKDISIPLKLIKVLSDGEVHSGQQLGQELGMSRAGINKHIQTIREWGVEILTIPGKGYRFPASMDLLDKELIAGYLPNDRLEVIPVIDSTNQYLLEKLSELDSGDACVAEYQYAGRGRRGRQWISAFGRNLYLSMYWRLEQGPAAAIGLSLVVGIVIAEVLNRQGAERVKVKWPNDLYLDDKKLAGILVELIGKTGDAAQIVIGIGMNISMSSEQQKLINQQWTNLQQAGIVVERNKLISEIILELKKALIQFENEGLSPFLFRWSKLDNFMNRSVKLVIGNQEIYGTARGIDQQGALLLDINGVITPYIGGEISLRGC
- the murB gene encoding UDP-N-acetylmuramate dehydrogenase, which gives rise to MSACQSIQLKEFNTFGISACADHISTVTSVASLLSAWQEAEEKEHPILLLGGGSNVLFTENFKGTVILNRILGVDIQESDTAWHIHVGAGENWHQLIVRLLHQQIYGLENLALIPGSVGSAPIQNIGAYGIEFKHVCEYVDLIELKTGKLIHLMANECQFAYRDSIFKHQYKDGYAITAVGLQLSKVWKPILTYGGLTQFSSESVTPERIFNAVCEMRQSKLPDPVIIGNAGSFFKNPIVLIELAQKIKFDYPECPQYHHNEHNVKIAAGWLIDQCHLKGYCIGDAAIHMKQALVLINKGNATGQDITALATYVRKKVAEKFNIFLEPEVRFIGSEGEIDAVECIS
- the murI gene encoding glutamate racemase is translated as MAIAPQAENTFSLEATTSDLPKTARPTILIFDSGVGGLSVYQEIRQLLPELHYIYAFDNEAFPYGEKTAEVIIERVVQVVDEIQKRHPLAIVIIACNTASTVSLPALRERFSFPVVGVVPAIKPAAKLTCNRVIGLLATRATVNRDYTKELIARFATDCQVHSIGSAELVELAERKLHGEKIPLEILEKILKPWLRMKEPPDTVILGCTHFPLIAEELSQVFPDGTRLIDSGAAIARRTVWLVKNQNSLFLTTADNLAYCTKIDLNSEALRPVLRDYGFLTLEKLAT